One Armatimonadota bacterium genomic window carries:
- a CDS encoding iron ABC transporter permease, whose amino-acid sequence MLRTSLLTGRRSRLAADPGLLAAYSAAVLLLVLFVLYPTLRVLVFPSLGDYLAIPDSARWMQAARNSLLMMVLSSLSATALGLVFAFAMTRGDIPGAGFFRAIVQLPMFAPPFMVALAYILLFGKQGLITRSLLGLNVNIFGLPGLWLAQTVAFFPYAALIISGVLRGINPTLELAAANLGADPRRALRDITLGLARPGLTGALLVVAITVLADFGNAVIIAGGFPLLATEAWFRLEGMGDARGAALVVSMLIVPTVVLFFLERRIIGRRQYVTVTGRGTRMDPAGTPPGLRWSVFGICAVASVLVVLVYLTIVLGAFVSVWGYNWAITLDHWRLSLDRVGTLTNSLKLAAGSAGITVVLAVLVAFLASRESVVRRLLDFLAMLPGALPGVFVGVGFVLAFNQPPLELVGTYWILALALAFWHLPLGYQTVAAALRQIERAIEEAASNLGASSLDVVRDIYLPLLRGAIVDVFAVSSIRTVVNVSIVVFLVSPGHVVATFAIMSLIVNGSWGGASALTSLLLAVTLAAAGLARVALGAEVRTARIG is encoded by the coding sequence ATGCTGCGAACCTCCCTCTTGACCGGGAGGCGTTCCCGGCTGGCGGCGGACCCCGGCCTTCTGGCGGCGTATTCCGCCGCCGTGCTGTTGCTTGTGCTCTTTGTTCTGTATCCGACCCTGCGCGTGCTGGTGTTCCCGTCGCTCGGCGACTACCTGGCCATCCCCGACAGCGCGCGGTGGATGCAGGCCGCGCGCAACAGCCTCCTGATGATGGTGCTGTCGAGCCTCTCGGCAACGGCGCTCGGGCTGGTCTTTGCCTTCGCGATGACGCGGGGCGACATCCCGGGCGCGGGGTTCTTCCGCGCGATAGTGCAGTTGCCGATGTTCGCCCCTCCTTTCATGGTGGCCCTGGCCTACATCCTGCTGTTCGGCAAGCAGGGCCTGATCACGCGGTCGCTGCTCGGGCTCAACGTGAACATCTTCGGTCTGCCCGGGCTCTGGCTGGCCCAGACAGTGGCGTTCTTCCCGTACGCCGCGCTGATCATCAGCGGCGTGCTTCGGGGCATAAACCCGACCTTGGAACTGGCAGCCGCCAACCTGGGCGCGGATCCGCGGCGGGCTCTGCGGGACATCACCTTGGGGCTGGCGCGGCCAGGCCTGACCGGCGCGCTACTCGTGGTGGCGATCACCGTCCTGGCCGATTTCGGGAATGCGGTCATCATCGCAGGTGGGTTTCCGCTCCTGGCTACAGAGGCCTGGTTCCGTCTGGAGGGCATGGGTGACGCGCGGGGAGCCGCCCTGGTCGTGTCAATGCTCATAGTCCCCACTGTCGTGCTCTTCTTCCTCGAACGCCGCATCATTGGGCGGCGGCAGTACGTCACGGTAACCGGGCGCGGCACCCGCATGGACCCTGCTGGCACCCCGCCGGGGCTGCGGTGGAGCGTGTTTGGGATCTGCGCGGTCGCCTCGGTACTGGTGGTGCTCGTGTACCTGACAATCGTGCTGGGCGCATTCGTATCCGTCTGGGGATATAACTGGGCCATCACCCTTGACCACTGGCGCCTCTCGCTGGACCGGGTGGGCACCTTGACAAACAGCCTCAAGCTGGCGGCCGGAAGCGCGGGGATCACGGTCGTCCTGGCCGTGCTGGTGGCCTTCCTCGCCTCCAGGGAAAGCGTGGTGCGGCGCCTCCTCGATTTCTTGGCGATGCTGCCCGGAGCGCTGCCGGGCGTCTTCGTCGGGGTGGGATTCGTCCTGGCGTTCAACCAACCGCCGCTCGAGCTGGTGGGCACCTACTGGATCCTGGCCCTGGCGCTGGCCTTCTGGCACCTGCCGCTGGGCTACCAGACGGTCGCCGCCGCCCTCCGGCAGATCGAACGTGCAATAGAGGAGGCTGCGAGCAACCTGGGCGCCTCGAGCCTGGATGTGGTTCGCGATATCTACCTGCCGCTGCTGCGCGGGGCCATAGTGGACGTGTTCGCGGTGTCGTCCATCCGGACCGTGGTCAACGTGAGCATCGTGGTGTTCCTCGTCTCCCCGGGACATGTCGTGGCGACCTTCGCCATCATGTCGCTGATAGTCAACGGATCATGGGGCGGGGCATCCGCTCTGACGTCGCTGCTGCTGGCGGTGACGCTTGCGGCCGCAGGCCTGGCGCGGGTTGCCCTTGGGGCAGAAGTGAGGACGGCGAGAATAGGATAG
- a CDS encoding two pore domain potassium channel family protein encodes MPRRRLQMHSTPSFQGLLLVGAGIRMVGGRIVDPVGDRFHRALEAAVVLAALATVPLTIAPARNPPSPAVLAGDWAVWAVFLLEYAILLAVARDRRAFARSNWLSLAVVVLSFPMLPALMGFVRLTRLVRLLRLARVPLVLLRGLGALRLAIGRPGLLYLAAANVFLILAGGALLYLAEPEEVKGSIWNGVWLAIVTATTVGYGDLAPAGPWGRVIAIVLMLAGVGLVSTLAASIAAYFVGQDRHSAAHGDDAAAAQASLHAELVRLTDKIDRLEQAVARLAETQSEGRAGRAAGPGDGH; translated from the coding sequence ATGCCTCGCAGACGCTTACAGATGCACAGTACGCCTTCTTTTCAAGGTCTCCTGCTGGTCGGAGCAGGTATCCGCATGGTCGGGGGGAGAATTGTAGACCCCGTGGGGGACCGGTTTCACCGCGCCTTGGAGGCCGCCGTCGTCCTGGCGGCTCTTGCCACCGTCCCCCTCACTATCGCCCCGGCGCGCAACCCCCCGAGCCCGGCTGTCCTGGCAGGCGACTGGGCCGTGTGGGCAGTCTTCCTGCTCGAGTACGCCATCCTGCTGGCCGTTGCTCGTGATCGCAGGGCATTTGCGCGATCCAACTGGCTCAGCCTCGCAGTGGTTGTCCTGTCCTTTCCCATGCTGCCCGCGCTCATGGGGTTTGTGCGCCTGACCAGACTCGTACGGCTGCTCCGCCTGGCGCGGGTTCCGCTGGTGCTTCTGCGGGGCCTGGGCGCCCTGCGGCTCGCCATCGGGCGTCCGGGCCTGTTGTATCTGGCCGCCGCAAACGTGTTCCTGATCCTGGCAGGCGGCGCGCTCCTCTACCTGGCCGAGCCCGAGGAGGTCAAGGGAAGCATCTGGAACGGGGTGTGGCTGGCCATCGTCACGGCCACGACGGTCGGGTACGGCGACCTGGCCCCCGCAGGCCCGTGGGGCCGTGTCATCGCCATCGTGCTCATGCTGGCCGGTGTAGGTCTCGTCTCAACCCTGGCGGCCTCGATTGCCGCGTACTTCGTCGGCCAGGACCGGCATTCGGCCGCCCATGGGGATGACGCTGCAGCGGCCCAGGCCTCGTTGCATGCGGAGCTGGTACGGCTGACGGACAAGATCGACCGTCTGGAGCAGGCCGTTGCGAGGTTGGCCGAGACGCAAAGCGAGGGTCGGGCAGGGCGAGCAGCCGGTCCGGGAGACGGACATTAG
- a CDS encoding 3'-5' exonuclease: MPTSQLPGPIVIIDVETTGLFPLRHDRVVEVAAIVVDGEGRIVREFASLVNPGRDIGPSSIHGLTAEDVLHAPQFGDIAGLQVETLQGTVAIAGHNVRFDHQFIEMEFSRIDSPVPQCFTICTMQLAGGGKLTECCCDYGIRLDGDAHHALADARAAARLLSILLPDQPRMVQKLSGLMPIQWPAVPSTGKQPITRDESRRRQAEPPTYLQRLVGRMHTGADPIATEGAVMAYAALLDRVLEDRHVDGAEADALVEMAAKWGLSGEQINFAHREYVN, encoded by the coding sequence GTGCCGACTTCGCAACTCCCTGGTCCGATAGTCATCATCGATGTCGAGACCACCGGCCTATTTCCACTTCGGCACGACCGCGTGGTGGAGGTGGCTGCGATCGTCGTCGACGGCGAGGGGCGAATCGTGCGCGAGTTTGCCTCGCTCGTGAACCCTGGGCGGGACATCGGACCGAGCAGCATCCATGGTCTGACCGCTGAAGACGTACTTCACGCTCCCCAGTTTGGTGACATTGCGGGCCTGCAGGTTGAGACGCTGCAAGGAACCGTCGCCATAGCCGGTCATAATGTGCGGTTTGATCACCAGTTCATCGAAATGGAATTTTCCAGAATCGACTCCCCCGTACCTCAATGCTTCACCATCTGCACAATGCAGCTTGCCGGTGGCGGGAAACTGACCGAGTGCTGCTGCGATTATGGAATCCGGCTGGACGGTGATGCCCATCACGCCTTGGCCGATGCTCGGGCGGCAGCTCGCTTGCTCTCTATTTTGCTCCCGGATCAACCGCGGATGGTTCAGAAGCTGAGCGGGCTGATGCCAATCCAATGGCCTGCGGTTCCCAGCACCGGGAAGCAACCAATCACGCGTGATGAGTCTCGCCGGCGCCAAGCTGAGCCGCCAACGTACCTGCAGCGTCTTGTCGGGCGAATGCACACCGGCGCTGATCCCATCGCCACTGAGGGCGCCGTGATGGCCTATGCGGCTTTGCTTGATCGCGTCCTGGAAGATCGCCATGTAGACGGCGCGGAGGCCGACGCACTCGTTGAAATGGCCGCAAAGTGGGGGCTAAGCGGGGAACAGATCAACTTTGCCCATCGGGAGTATGTGAACTAA
- a CDS encoding zinc ribbon domain-containing protein — translation MGTFADQVKNLELVLRVAYADSDLDSSEVQLVTDFCGKIGVHQEQLDKLTAEVLASLKHVGKLCPTCAAENSADSRFCAKCGANLDVPGQDIQVRFDIPQKGITIEFAESSAASFPKALELAKTTIGYQTCQKNKKTWHFATYPSGELADALPLAGALSGIRNRVLYIDGQEQQWDEVFGFTWCAAQRASAYRPAEYCFGKDENRLNPWGCKQARMNWTEWADWFCYGKWEKSGFIGSKVQWRYDKDRIRHELATNLHRCRHCPHLNASLPEAVLRHLPDVVVPGTDKNWDYHQTYEEVPGAIKIVRKEQSEGFTFSDEFWADGVRPKGLSALADILAKAFHDAGIDPELVRMLTK, via the coding sequence GTGGGGACTTTTGCGGACCAAGTTAAGAACCTGGAGCTTGTTCTTCGCGTCGCCTACGCAGACAGCGACCTCGATAGCTCAGAAGTCCAACTTGTAACTGACTTCTGTGGTAAGATAGGCGTTCATCAGGAGCAACTGGACAAGCTAACCGCGGAAGTGCTGGCATCTCTGAAACACGTTGGGAAGCTCTGTCCGACTTGCGCAGCGGAAAACAGCGCCGATTCCCGGTTCTGTGCGAAATGCGGGGCAAACCTCGATGTCCCTGGACAGGACATTCAGGTCAGGTTTGACATTCCCCAGAAGGGAATCACCATAGAGTTTGCCGAGTCGTCGGCTGCATCATTTCCCAAGGCGCTTGAGTTGGCGAAGACGACGATCGGATACCAGACATGTCAGAAGAACAAGAAGACCTGGCATTTTGCCACATACCCTTCCGGCGAGTTGGCCGATGCCTTGCCACTAGCGGGCGCGCTTTCCGGCATCAGGAATCGTGTACTGTACATCGACGGACAGGAACAACAGTGGGATGAGGTCTTTGGTTTCACTTGGTGCGCCGCACAGAGAGCCTCCGCATATAGACCGGCGGAATACTGTTTCGGCAAAGATGAAAACCGTCTTAACCCGTGGGGATGCAAACAGGCTCGAATGAACTGGACGGAGTGGGCCGATTGGTTCTGTTATGGTAAGTGGGAGAAGTCGGGCTTCATCGGTTCGAAGGTTCAGTGGAGATACGACAAAGACAGAATCCGGCACGAATTGGCGACCAATCTACACCGGTGTCGTCATTGCCCCCACCTGAACGCAAGTCTACCCGAAGCCGTGCTCCGGCACCTGCCAGATGTGGTTGTGCCCGGCACAGACAAGAACTGGGACTATCATCAGACGTACGAAGAAGTTCCGGGGGCTATCAAGATCGTCCGGAAGGAGCAATCTGAAGGATTCACCTTCAGTGACGAGTTCTGGGCCGACGGAGTACGGCCCAAGGGGCTCAGTGCGTTGGCTGACATACTTGCGAAGGCATTCCATGATGCAGGAATTGATCCCGAACTTGTCAGGATGTTGACAAAGTGA
- a CDS encoding methylglyoxal synthase: MPHKRVVMVPDKKIALVAHDNKKRELLEWAKFNRDLLAHHEIWATGTTGEILEQQLGFPIHKLQSGPLGGDQQIGAKIACNEIDFLIFFWDPLEPQPHDPDVKALLRMAVVWNIPIACNRASADFMISSPLMDGEYHRLVPDYQEYRKRRLGRGKGAGRGEDKV; this comes from the coding sequence ATGCCTCACAAGAGGGTCGTCATGGTGCCGGACAAGAAGATCGCGCTGGTGGCTCACGACAACAAGAAGCGCGAGCTTCTGGAGTGGGCCAAGTTCAATCGAGATCTTCTCGCCCATCACGAGATCTGGGCCACCGGCACAACCGGCGAGATCCTTGAGCAGCAACTCGGCTTTCCAATCCACAAGCTGCAGAGTGGACCGTTGGGCGGAGACCAGCAGATCGGGGCCAAGATCGCCTGCAACGAGATCGACTTCCTAATCTTCTTCTGGGACCCGTTGGAGCCGCAACCGCATGATCCGGATGTGAAGGCGCTGTTGCGCATGGCGGTGGTCTGGAACATCCCGATCGCGTGCAACCGGGCATCGGCGGATTTCATGATCTCGTCGCCGTTGATGGACGGGGAGTATCATCGTCTGGTGCCCGACTACCAGGAGTATCGAAAGCGAAGGCTTGGCAGAGGCAAGGGCGCGGGCCGCGGCGAGGACAAGGTGTAG
- a CDS encoding nitroreductase produces the protein MPIGEAMETQRAIRRLKADPVDDALVLRLIELALRAPTGSNAQSWEFIVVKDPGKKKALARLNRQAWGIYNRVARWAKRHDPKKRKIRDAVQWQADHFEETPVIVVACLKGHYTPFFHLAVTSYFGSIFPAVQNLLLAARAVNLGAVLITIPLWNLVAVRRILGLPWSITPCAVIPLGWPVGRYGPTTRRPVHEVVSFDRFGNRPAPGNVLR, from the coding sequence ATGCCGATCGGCGAGGCCATGGAGACGCAGCGGGCGATCCGCCGCCTGAAGGCGGATCCGGTTGACGATGCGCTGGTCCTTCGGCTGATTGAGCTGGCGCTACGGGCGCCGACCGGGAGCAACGCGCAGAGCTGGGAGTTCATCGTGGTGAAGGACCCCGGCAAGAAGAAGGCTCTCGCCCGCCTCAACCGGCAGGCATGGGGAATCTACAACAGGGTCGCGCGGTGGGCCAAGCGGCATGACCCGAAGAAACGCAAGATCCGGGACGCCGTCCAGTGGCAGGCGGATCACTTCGAGGAGACCCCGGTCATCGTCGTAGCCTGCCTGAAGGGACACTACACCCCCTTCTTCCACCTCGCCGTCACGAGCTACTTCGGCTCGATCTTCCCCGCGGTGCAGAACCTGCTCCTGGCCGCGCGCGCCGTGAACCTCGGCGCGGTCCTCATCACGATCCCCCTGTGGAACCTCGTGGCTGTTCGCAGAATCCTCGGCCTCCCCTGGAGCATCACGCCCTGCGCGGTGATTCCGCTAGGCTGGCCCGTTGGCCGCTACGGTCCCACGACGCGGCGGCCCGTGCACGAAGTGGTCTCATTCGATCGGTTCGGGAACCGGCCGGCCCCTGGCAACGTGCTGCGCTGA
- a CDS encoding phosphohydrolase, producing the protein MPSRASQPYDRSVITSQCPGQDKRFWKATDVFELPCSCCGEPLEFWKDDLRRRCHSCGRIVSNPRFDLGCAQWCQFAAKCIGQPSGDAGEALADALIREMRAVLGDDRDRVRHALAVLDYAERMLVAEGGDPLVVRAAAVLHDVEPEGSSIVRPILERLGVDADRTGHILRIIGALHSARDIDALEFRILLDADRLANARFSAQHVARGRPVPEPIE; encoded by the coding sequence ATGCCTTCCCGCGCTTCCCAGCCCTACGATCGCAGCGTGATCACGAGCCAGTGCCCGGGCCAAGACAAGCGGTTCTGGAAGGCGACGGATGTCTTCGAGCTGCCGTGCTCGTGCTGCGGCGAGCCCCTGGAGTTCTGGAAGGACGACCTGCGCCGCCGCTGCCACTCGTGCGGCCGGATCGTATCGAACCCGCGGTTCGACCTTGGCTGCGCTCAGTGGTGCCAGTTTGCGGCGAAGTGTATTGGACAGCCGTCCGGCGACGCGGGAGAGGCGCTTGCCGACGCCCTCATCCGCGAGATGCGCGCCGTCCTGGGCGACGACCGGGACCGGGTACGCCATGCCCTGGCCGTGCTCGACTACGCCGAGCGGATGCTTGTCGCCGAAGGTGGCGACCCGCTGGTAGTGCGCGCGGCAGCGGTTCTCCACGATGTCGAACCCGAAGGGTCGTCCATCGTCCGTCCCATCCTTGAACGCCTGGGGGTGGACGCCGACCGCACCGGGCACATCCTGCGCATCATCGGCGCCCTCCACTCGGCCCGCGACATTGATGCGCTCGAGTTCAGAATCCTCTTGGACGCCGATCGCCTGGCGAACGCCCGGTTCTCAGCGCAGCACGTTGCCAGGGGCCGGCCGGTTCCCGAACCGATCGAATGA
- a CDS encoding CopG family transcriptional regulator — protein sequence MGDAATRSTIYFKPDLHRALRFKSAHTRRSLSDLVNEAVRQALLEDQEDLAAFEERGNEPLLSYEDLLKHLKKYGKI from the coding sequence ATGGGCGATGCTGCAACTCGTTCCACAATCTACTTCAAACCAGACCTGCATCGGGCGCTGCGGTTCAAGTCCGCGCACACCCGCCGCTCTCTCTCCGATTTGGTGAATGAGGCGGTCCGGCAAGCCCTACTGGAGGACCAAGAAGACTTGGCCGCATTCGAGGAACGCGGGAACGAGCCGTTGCTCAGCTATGAGGATCTGCTGAAGCATCTCAAGAAGTATGGCAAGATATAG
- a CDS encoding type II toxin-antitoxin system RelE/ParE family toxin encodes MARYSVVFRRSVTHDLRKVSKSDIQRILVAVDSLSKEPRHARAEKLSGQDKYRVRQGNYRILYEINDEEEIVVIVRIGHRRDAYRRR; translated from the coding sequence ATGGCAAGATATAGCGTCGTCTTCCGCAGGTCCGTCACCCACGACCTACGCAAGGTCTCGAAGAGCGACATCCAGAGAATCCTGGTCGCGGTTGATTCATTGTCGAAGGAGCCCCGGCACGCGAGGGCCGAGAAGTTATCAGGACAAGACAAGTACCGAGTGCGGCAGGGCAACTATCGGATCCTCTACGAGATCAACGACGAAGAGGAAATCGTAGTAATAGTGAGGATCGGGCATCGCAGAGATGCGTACCGGCGCAGGTAA
- a CDS encoding aldolase, producing MFTNPLKSRLAQGLPAVGHWISIPSPSVVELLAAFEMDWLLLDMEHGPANTETVEDLLRAMKGTGVTPLVRVVANDVGVIKQALDRGAYGVIVPLVNTPEQAQAAVAAAKYPPEGIRGVAGSRVNRFGADLPDYFARWNSQVVVICQIETTEALASVNEIAATPGVDVLFVGPNDLSANLGCFRQFDNPEFKAAVERVLAATRRHGIAAGYMASNAEEALERLAQGFRFVAAGSDTRLLSGAAAATYAKIRAGLAEKAKAP from the coding sequence ATGTTCACCAACCCCCTCAAGTCGCGCCTGGCACAGGGCCTGCCCGCCGTGGGCCACTGGATCAGCATCCCTTCGCCGTCGGTCGTTGAGCTGCTGGCCGCCTTCGAGATGGACTGGCTGCTGCTCGACATGGAGCATGGCCCGGCCAACACCGAGACAGTAGAAGACCTGCTGCGGGCCATGAAGGGTACGGGCGTCACCCCGCTCGTGCGGGTCGTCGCCAACGATGTGGGGGTCATCAAGCAGGCGCTGGACCGCGGGGCCTACGGGGTGATCGTCCCGCTGGTGAACACGCCCGAGCAGGCGCAGGCGGCCGTAGCCGCGGCCAAGTATCCGCCGGAGGGGATACGCGGGGTGGCGGGCAGCCGGGTCAACCGCTTCGGCGCCGATCTGCCGGACTACTTCGCCCGGTGGAACAGCCAGGTGGTCGTAATATGCCAGATAGAGACGACCGAGGCGCTGGCGAGCGTGAACGAGATCGCCGCGACCCCGGGCGTGGACGTGCTCTTCGTGGGCCCCAACGACCTTTCCGCGAACCTCGGCTGCTTCCGCCAGTTCGACAATCCGGAGTTCAAGGCCGCGGTCGAGCGCGTCCTGGCCGCGACACGGCGACACGGGATCGCGGCGGGCTACATGGCCTCGAACGCCGAGGAGGCTCTGGAGCGTCTGGCCCAGGGGTTCCGGTTCGTGGCGGCCGGGAGCGATACGCGGCTGCTGTCCGGCGCGGCCGCGGCTACCTACGCGAAGATCAGGGCAGGGCTGGCTGAGAAGGCGAAGGCCCCCTAG
- a CDS encoding threonine synthase: MAYSFLSHLECTACHQRFDADQLLGVCPECGKVLYARYDLDAAARTLTREALQGRRPDMWRYHEVLPVRDPGNVLSLGEGMTPLLEAPRLARRYGLETLLLKDEGKNPTGTFKARGLSAAVSRARELGVRALSVPTAGNAGSALAAYAARGGLDAYTVMPQDTPAINQAECAIYGARAYAIQGLINDAGRVLRALAPERGWFDVSTLREPYRVEGKKTMGYEIAEAMAWDLSDVIVYPAGGGTGLVGIWKALEEMEALGWIGARRPRMVAVQAAGCAPIVRAHLEGKDHAEPFENAQTVASGLRVPVAIGDYLMLQVIRQSGGTALAVADEEMLAAMRELASAEGVFAAPEAAATVAALPKLIGCGAVAPRDRVLLLLTGAGMKYTDLVPTSLPLVDAERPGEVIV; this comes from the coding sequence ATGGCCTACAGTTTCCTTTCACATCTCGAGTGTACCGCCTGCCACCAGAGGTTCGACGCCGATCAACTCCTGGGCGTCTGCCCAGAGTGCGGCAAGGTGCTCTATGCCCGCTACGATCTGGACGCCGCGGCACGGACGCTCACGCGCGAGGCGCTGCAGGGGCGGCGGCCGGACATGTGGCGCTACCACGAGGTGCTGCCGGTCCGCGACCCCGGGAATGTGCTGAGTCTGGGCGAGGGGATGACCCCGCTGCTCGAGGCGCCGCGCCTGGCCCGGCGCTACGGCCTTGAGACGCTGCTCCTCAAGGACGAAGGCAAGAACCCCACCGGCACCTTCAAGGCGCGCGGCCTCTCAGCCGCGGTCTCGAGGGCGCGCGAGCTGGGCGTGCGCGCGCTGTCAGTTCCCACGGCCGGCAACGCCGGATCGGCGCTGGCCGCGTACGCTGCGCGCGGAGGCCTGGACGCCTACACCGTCATGCCCCAGGATACCCCGGCGATCAACCAGGCGGAGTGCGCCATCTACGGCGCCCGCGCGTACGCCATCCAGGGGCTGATCAACGACGCCGGACGTGTGCTGCGGGCGCTTGCGCCTGAGCGCGGTTGGTTCGACGTGTCCACCCTGCGGGAGCCGTACCGGGTCGAGGGCAAGAAGACCATGGGCTACGAGATCGCCGAGGCCATGGCCTGGGATCTTTCGGATGTCATCGTCTACCCGGCCGGCGGAGGGACCGGCCTGGTGGGCATCTGGAAGGCGCTCGAGGAGATGGAGGCGCTCGGCTGGATCGGGGCGCGCCGGCCGCGCATGGTCGCGGTGCAGGCCGCGGGATGCGCGCCGATCGTGCGCGCCCATCTGGAAGGCAAGGACCACGCTGAGCCCTTCGAGAACGCGCAGACGGTCGCCTCAGGGCTGCGCGTGCCGGTTGCGATCGGAGACTACCTGATGCTGCAGGTGATACGCCAAAGCGGCGGCACGGCACTCGCTGTTGCCGACGAAGAGATGCTGGCAGCGATGCGCGAGTTGGCCTCGGCAGAGGGGGTCTTCGCCGCGCCCGAGGCAGCGGCCACCGTGGCCGCGCTGCCCAAGTTGATCGGTTGCGGCGCCGTCGCACCTCGTGATCGCGTGCTGCTCCTGCTGACCGGCGCCGGGATGAAGTACACCGACCTGGTGCCCACGAGCCTGCCGCTCGTGGATGCAGAGCGGCCGGGCGAGGTGATCGTCTAG
- a CDS encoding membrane dipeptidase, with protein MAQRRKPTLTPQEARQLHEDALVIDTQQPPVTTGFLFTEKMKAALDQFVRQGLSREEAAPPLVDMAAREIKTSEEARRRYMDLWRRSGVTVACGTYSGTARMSEAFELAGRRIAQAYAYMEALGGEMVPILRAADVERAYREGKRGLILDFQNTTPYGDDLSRIEYFHNLGVRMVQLTYNLRNLVGDGCTEAHQGGLSYFGREVVARLNELRTLVDVSHCSEQVGWDALKVSKAPIVVSHSSSKAVCYHDRGKSDELAKAVADSGGYFGVVVLPGFISTSKEPTLDAFADHVEHLVDVCGIDHVGIGTDKAGPGPGTESLIEYPASMPKRRANSFDWGGFRDEEHRLTPDYRIDGFRDFGDWPNLTMKLAERGFGEGELRKLLGLNFLRVFREVVG; from the coding sequence ATGGCACAGCGCAGGAAGCCCACCCTAACCCCGCAGGAGGCCCGGCAGCTCCATGAGGACGCGCTCGTGATAGACACCCAGCAGCCACCGGTCACCACCGGGTTCCTGTTCACCGAAAAGATGAAGGCGGCGCTCGACCAGTTCGTCCGCCAGGGGTTGTCGCGCGAGGAGGCCGCACCGCCGCTCGTGGACATGGCGGCCCGCGAGATCAAGACCTCCGAGGAGGCGCGCAGGCGGTACATGGACCTCTGGCGGCGGTCCGGCGTCACCGTGGCCTGCGGCACTTACTCCGGGACCGCCCGGATGAGCGAGGCGTTCGAGCTGGCCGGCAGGCGTATCGCGCAGGCCTACGCCTACATGGAAGCCCTGGGCGGTGAGATGGTACCGATCCTCCGCGCCGCCGACGTCGAGCGCGCCTATCGCGAAGGGAAGCGCGGCCTGATCCTTGACTTCCAGAACACCACGCCCTACGGCGACGACCTGAGCCGGATCGAGTACTTCCACAATCTCGGCGTGCGCATGGTGCAGTTGACATACAACCTGCGCAACCTGGTCGGCGACGGGTGCACCGAGGCCCACCAGGGCGGCCTGTCGTATTTCGGCCGCGAGGTCGTGGCCCGGCTGAACGAACTGCGGACGCTGGTTGACGTCAGCCACTGCAGCGAGCAGGTGGGCTGGGACGCGCTGAAGGTCTCGAAGGCGCCAATCGTCGTATCCCACTCGAGCAGCAAGGCGGTCTGCTACCACGACCGCGGCAAGTCCGATGAGCTGGCAAAGGCGGTGGCCGATTCGGGCGGATATTTCGGCGTGGTGGTCCTACCCGGGTTCATCTCAACGTCAAAGGAACCGACCCTGGACGCGTTCGCCGACCACGTCGAGCACCTGGTGGACGTCTGCGGCATAGACCACGTAGGCATCGGCACCGACAAGGCCGGTCCGGGTCCCGGAACCGAGTCGCTCATCGAGTATCCGGCCTCCATGCCCAAGCGCCGCGCCAACTCATTTGATTGGGGCGGATTCCGGGACGAGGAGCACCGGCTGACGCCGGACTATCGCATAGACGGCTTCAGGGATTTTGGCGATTGGCCCAACCTGACCATGAAGCTGGCGGAGCGGGGGTTCGGCGAGGGTGAGCTGCGCAAGCTGCTCGGGCTCAACTTCCTGCGGGTGTTCCGCGAGGTGGTCGGATAG